In the Telopea speciosissima isolate NSW1024214 ecotype Mountain lineage chromosome 2, Tspe_v1, whole genome shotgun sequence genome, one interval contains:
- the LOC122652831 gene encoding integumentary mucin A.1-like isoform X2 — MGTRVRQCLIFLLLGIFFCAGSSVTETTLVGATRHTLELDHEELPSSTSNTKRDVITPLATVPVVYPTPITTPPTTTSPVVNPDTPPEAPTIPSPSTTTPTIGSPSTTTPTIGTPSTTTPTIGTPSITTPTIGTPSITTPTTGTPSTTTPITGTPSTTTPTTGTPASSSGSWCVASQSAAQTALQVALDYACGYGGADCSAIQQGGACFNPDTVRDHASYAFNSYYQKNPVPNSCNFGGTAVITNIDPSNGSCSFTSTSTSATILNTTNPTGSTVYGAEPTGSTNSAAFVLRSSWIVFTMECLLVSVLAVRWI, encoded by the exons ATGGGCACAAGGGTTCGTCAGTGTCTCATTTTCTTGCTCTTGGGTATTTTCTTTTGTGCGG GTTCAAGTGTTACAGAGACAACTTTGGTTGGAGCAACCAGGCACACCCTAGAATTGGACCATGAAGAATTACCATCATCCACTTCCAACACCAAAAGGGATGTCATCACACCATTAGCAACAGTTCCAGTGGTCTATCCGACTCCCATTACGACTCCTCCGACAACCACAAGTCCGGTGGTAAATCCAGACACCCCACCAGAAGCGCCAACAATTCCAAGCCCAAGTACTACCACTCCAACCATAGGGTCCCCAAGTACTACTACTCCAACCATAGGAACCCCAAGTACAACTACTCCAACCATAGGAACCCCAAGTATTACTACTCCAACCATAGGAACCCCAAGTATTACTACTCCAACCACAGGAACCCCAAGTACTACCACTCCAATCACAGGAACCCCAAGTACTACTACTCCAACCACAGGAACCCCTGCATCATCAAGTGGGAGCTGGTGTGTTGCAAGCCAAAGTGCTGCACAAACTGCCTTGCAGGTGGCTCTTGACTATGCCTGTGGGTATGGTGGTGCAGATTGTTCGGCAATTCAACAGGGAGGAGCTTGTTTCAACCCAGACACAGTTCGCGATCATGCATCTTATGCATTCAATAGCTATTACCAGAAGAACCCGGTTCCCAATAGCTGCAACTTTGGAGGAACTGCTGTTATAACTAACATTGACCCAAGTAA CGGATCATGTTCGTTTACGTCAACCAG CACAAGTGCAACAATTTTGAACACTACAAACCCAACGGGATCAACAGTTTACGGAGCAGAACCTACTGGATCCACCAATTCAGCAGCCTTCGTCTTGCGTAGTTCATGGATAGTCTTCACCATGGAATGCCTGTTAGTTTCAGTTCTAGCAGTGAGATGGATCTGA
- the LOC122652831 gene encoding integumentary mucin C.1-like isoform X3 — MGTRVRQCLIFLLLGIFFCAGSSVTETTLVGATRHTLELDHEELPSSTSNTKRDVITPLATVPVVYPTPITTPPTTTSPVVNPDTPPEAPTIPSPSTTTPTIGTPSTTTPTIGTPSITTPTIGTPSITTPTTGTPSTTTPITGTPSTTTPTTGTPASSSGSWCVASQSAAQTALQVALDYACGYGGADCSAIQQGGACFNPDTVRDHASYAFNSYYQKNPVPNSCNFGGTAVITNIDPSSGSCSFTSTSTSATILNTTNPTGSTVYGAEPTGSTNSAAFVLRSSWIVFTMECLLVSVLAVRWI, encoded by the exons ATGGGCACAAGGGTTCGTCAGTGTCTCATTTTCTTGCTCTTGGGTATTTTCTTTTGTGCGG GTTCAAGTGTTACAGAGACAACTTTGGTTGGAGCAACCAGGCACACCCTAGAATTGGACCATGAAGAATTACCATCATCCACTTCCAACACCAAAAGGGATGTCATCACACCATTAGCAACAGTTCCAGTGGTCTATCCGACTCCCATTACGACTCCTCCGACAACCACAAGTCCGGTGGTAAATCCAGACACCCCACCAGAAGCGCCAACAATTCCAAGCCCAA GTACTACTACTCCAACCATAGGAACCCCAAGTACAACTACTCCAACCATAGGAACCCCAAGTATTACTACTCCAACCATAGGAACCCCAAGTATTACTACTCCAACCACAGGAACCCCAAGTACTACCACTCCAATCACAGGAACCCCAAGTACTACTACTCCAACCACAGGAACCCCTGCATCATCAAGTGGGAGCTGGTGTGTTGCAAGCCAAAGTGCTGCACAAACTGCCTTGCAGGTGGCTCTTGACTATGCCTGTGGGTATGGTGGTGCAGATTGTTCGGCAATTCAACAGGGAGGAGCTTGTTTCAACCCAGACACAGTTCGCGATCATGCATCTTATGCATTCAATAGCTATTACCAGAAGAACCCGGTTCCCAATAGCTGCAACTTTGGAGGAACTGCTGTTATAACTAACATTGACCCAA GTAGCGGATCATGTTCGTTTACGTCAACCAG CACAAGTGCAACAATTTTGAACACTACAAACCCAACGGGATCAACAGTTTACGGAGCAGAACCTACTGGATCCACCAATTCAGCAGCCTTCGTCTTGCGTAGTTCATGGATAGTCTTCACCATGGAATGCCTGTTAGTTTCAGTTCTAGCAGTGAGATGGATCTGA
- the LOC122652831 gene encoding integumentary mucin A.1-like isoform X1: MGTRVRQCLIFLLLGIFFCAGSSVTETTLVGATRHTLELDHEELPSSTSNTKRDVITPLATVPVVYPTPITTPPTTTSPVVNPDTPPEAPTIPSPSTTTPTIGSPSTTTPTIGTPSTTTPTIGTPSITTPTIGTPSITTPTTGTPSTTTPITGTPSTTTPTTGTPASSSGSWCVASQSAAQTALQVALDYACGYGGADCSAIQQGGACFNPDTVRDHASYAFNSYYQKNPVPNSCNFGGTAVITNIDPSSGSCSFTSTSTSATILNTTNPTGSTVYGAEPTGSTNSAAFVLRSSWIVFTMECLLVSVLAVRWI, encoded by the exons ATGGGCACAAGGGTTCGTCAGTGTCTCATTTTCTTGCTCTTGGGTATTTTCTTTTGTGCGG GTTCAAGTGTTACAGAGACAACTTTGGTTGGAGCAACCAGGCACACCCTAGAATTGGACCATGAAGAATTACCATCATCCACTTCCAACACCAAAAGGGATGTCATCACACCATTAGCAACAGTTCCAGTGGTCTATCCGACTCCCATTACGACTCCTCCGACAACCACAAGTCCGGTGGTAAATCCAGACACCCCACCAGAAGCGCCAACAATTCCAAGCCCAAGTACTACCACTCCAACCATAGGGTCCCCAAGTACTACTACTCCAACCATAGGAACCCCAAGTACAACTACTCCAACCATAGGAACCCCAAGTATTACTACTCCAACCATAGGAACCCCAAGTATTACTACTCCAACCACAGGAACCCCAAGTACTACCACTCCAATCACAGGAACCCCAAGTACTACTACTCCAACCACAGGAACCCCTGCATCATCAAGTGGGAGCTGGTGTGTTGCAAGCCAAAGTGCTGCACAAACTGCCTTGCAGGTGGCTCTTGACTATGCCTGTGGGTATGGTGGTGCAGATTGTTCGGCAATTCAACAGGGAGGAGCTTGTTTCAACCCAGACACAGTTCGCGATCATGCATCTTATGCATTCAATAGCTATTACCAGAAGAACCCGGTTCCCAATAGCTGCAACTTTGGAGGAACTGCTGTTATAACTAACATTGACCCAA GTAGCGGATCATGTTCGTTTACGTCAACCAG CACAAGTGCAACAATTTTGAACACTACAAACCCAACGGGATCAACAGTTTACGGAGCAGAACCTACTGGATCCACCAATTCAGCAGCCTTCGTCTTGCGTAGTTCATGGATAGTCTTCACCATGGAATGCCTGTTAGTTTCAGTTCTAGCAGTGAGATGGATCTGA
- the LOC122652830 gene encoding pentatricopeptide repeat-containing protein At2g42920, chloroplastic, with product MLPCCIALPSPSSCISSFIFDHPSLSMLEKRCTTMSHLHMLHAHLIKTGLAKHTIAASRVLSFCASSPAGDIDYAHLVFSQIQHPNLFAWNTIIRGFSQSSTPQFAISLFIEMLEFSPIEPHRLTYPSLFKAYAQMGLAHDGAQLHGRTLKLGLQSDPFIRNTIIFMYANCGHLIEAFRLFDEGSSFDVVAWNSMIMGLAKSGQVEESRRLFDKMPMRSRVSWNSMISGYVRNGRLKEALDLFHLMQKERIKPDEFTLVSLLSACSGLGALGIGEWVHAYIEKNKINVNTIVSTAIVDMYCKCGSVDKALRVFETIPNKGLSCWNSMILGLAMNGRGKEAIQLFSRLQSSDLRPDDVSFLGVLTACNHSGLVSEAKEFFFLMTETYKIKPTIKHYGCMVDVLGRAGLLNEAEELIGKIPLNSDAIIWSSLLSACRIHGNIEMGKRAAKTLIELDSTDSGSYILLSNVYTTAGQFTDAVNTRQSMKEKHIRREPGCSLIEVNGVVYEFIAGGRLHPQAREIYSLLVGLSSNLRELGHVEHGALDVIDSQCQQVSV from the coding sequence ATGCTGCCATGTTGCATTGCACTCCCTTCACCATCCAGCTGTATCTCCAGCTTTATTTTTGACCACCCATCCCTCTCTATGCTAGAGAAAAGATGCACCACCATGTCACACCTCCATATGCTCCATGCCCACCTCATCAAGACTGGCCTAGCCAAACACACTATTGCCGCCAGTCGTGTCCTCTCTTTCTGCGCCAGCTCCCCGGCCGGCGACATTGACTACGCCCACTTGGTCTTCTCCCAAATCCAACACCCAAACCTTTTTGCTTGGAACACCATCATCAGAGGCTTCTCCCAGAGCTCCACCCCTCAATTTGCCATCTCTCTGTTCATTGAAATGTTGGAGTTCTCACCCATTGAACCCCATAGACTCACCTATCCTTCACTCTTCAAAGCATATGCTCAAATGGGTCTGGCTCATGATGGAGCTCAACTCCATGGGCGGACTCTTAAACTCGGGCTCCAATCCGATCCCTTCATTCGAAACACAATCATCTTCATGTATGCGAATTGTGGCCATTTGATTGAAGCTTTTCGTCTGTTTGATGAGGGTTCGAGCTTTGATGTTGTTGCTTGGAATTCCATGATCATGGGTCTTGCTAAAAGTGGGCAAGTCGAGGAGTCAAGAAGGTTGTTCGATAAAATGCCGATGAGAAGCAGAGTTTCATGGAATTCTATGATTAGTGGGTACGTTAGGAATGGAAGGTTGAAGGAGGCATTGGATCTGTTTCACCTAATGCAAAAGGAAAGAATCAAGCCGGATGAGTTTACATTGGTCAGCTTATTATCAGCTTGTTCTGGCTTAGGAGCTCTCGGAATAGGGGAGTGGGTTCATGCTTATATAGAAAAGAATAAGATTAATGTCAATACTATTGTTTCTACTGCAATTGTTGATATGTATTGCAAGTGTGGAAGTGTCGACAAGGCCCTTCGAGTGTTTGAGACCATCCCTAACAAAGGGCTATCATGTTGGAACTCTATGATCTTGGGCCTTGCAATGAATGGCCGTGGGAAGGAAGCAATTCAATTATTTTCAAGGCTCCAATCCTCTGATTTGAGACCAGATGATGTTAGTTTTCTTGGTGTTCTAACTGCTTGCAACCATTCAGGCCTGGTCAGTGAAGCAAAagaatttttcttcttaatgACTGAGACATACAAGATCAAGCCGACAATCAAACATTATGGTTGCATGGTTGATGTTCTTGGTCGTGCCGGACTTCTTAATGAAGCTGAAGAACTGATTGGAAAAATACCATTAAATTCAGATGCTATTATATGGAGCTCCTTACTTTCTGCATGTAGGATACACGGAAACATAGAGATGGGGAAAAGGGCAGCAAAGACACTAATTGAATTGGATTCGACCGATAGTGGAAGCTATATACTTTTGTCGAATGTTTACACAACTGCTGGTCAATTCACAGATGCCGTGAATACTAGGCAGTCCATGAAGGAGAAGCACATAAGGAGGGAACCTGGGTGCAGTCTCATTGAGGTGAATGGGGTGGTTTATGAGTTTATAGCTGGTGGGAGGTTGCATCCTCAAGCCAGAGAGATCTACTCCTTATTGGTCGGGTTGAGTTCAAATTTACGAGAGTTGGGACATGTGGAACATGGTGCTTTGGATGTTATTGACTCACAATGTCAGCAGGTTTCAGTATAG